CAAAGTCACTGTGACCTCACAAAAACACTGTTTTAGCCATAACTTCCTATTCCTAAATGTCTAATaggataaaaatataaagtaatgaCATGTTATATCCGAAAGGTCTAAGGTCAGTTTCACTAGACATTTCCTGTATTGGGGAATGTTCTGTGAGAGCCCTGTGGTGGCAATTCTAGCCAggtgtattttagtattttgagtacagcccctttaGGGCAACCATACATATCCATCTTCTGATTTaaccagaaaaaaagataaatcccTAAAAGCATACTGCTTTGAAGAAAAGCCATGGTCCTTCAAGTGTTCCGTGCAATGCCTGACACAGCGTGGCACAGGCATGCAAACTTAACTCTGTTAGTATTTTCTGCCCATTTCAAGAAACACTTAACACTAGCTGTCCAAAGGAAACGATAGGTTAATAGTTTATCTTCTTAGAGTTAGCGGTTAAAAGCCAAGTTGGGTGTCTGTGTTTAGCTGAGCGGGGATAACATTTGTCTACTTGGTGCAAATCTTTTGTCTAAGCTGAAGCTTGAGTTGGCTGGATGCCAGGGTGACTTATCACCCTGCCATGTGGGTGGCAAATGTGGCGATGCAAAGACAtgacaaaatacacaaacataatacacacaagaaacaatatagaaatgaataacAATAAAGCATTAGTTATGTGAATTTACTTAGAAATTGTTGTTAAAATTGCTGTCTTCAAGCTCACACCCCAGCCATTCACAGCTATGctctaacacacaaacactaaaatTGCAACTGACTAATTATTTGTTTGGAGATGCTTTTCAATCCAGACTTAACCCTCAAaacccaccaacacacacatcactatTCCTGAGTTACCTGTGCAATCCTGCATTTGAGCTCGGCCCTTTCCAGCTCCCAGGCACATCTGTCTCTGGTGTACTGCAGCTGGAGCTCgcccctcttctcctcctctttcttcacCTCTGCCTGCACTTCCTCCAAAACCGTCTTCAGGTCCAGCAGGATCCTTCTGTTCTCCCCCCCCTGCATGGAAACACATTGGCAGCAATCTTGTCAACCAAATATGCTagatgaacatattttaaaaagttagtCAGTCAGTACGCTATCACACAGTGCAATCAGAGAACCAAGGAACTCAGTACTTTATAATAAACTGATGCTTACAATGGTGTATAAATGGTGtattgcgtttttttttttagttgaacCCCTGAGGAATATtctgggaatataagaggtgatgccataaaacacaacacattcaCCATGAACATACTGCATGTACCAGTGATAAATTAACTTCCCATTCAATAGACTGCtggtagagagaaaaataatgcaTGTTTAACCTAGACGCAATAAAGGCAAACACAGATATAGCTTTCACAGGGGTAGTAAATATGTTCAATCACTTGTATGTCAGCTACTTCTCTCAACAATGACTCCTTCTCGCGCATCCATCCTTCCTTATCCTGTACGTGTCGCTTTTTCAAATcctcaaatttctttttaagcCGCGCGTGTTGTGTTTGCTGCTGCTGGGCTTCGGGACCCGGCCACATTTGTCCCCTAAGGAGTTCAAGCTGTGCCCCTGCTCCACCTTCTCTTCCATCCGGTGAAGCGCCGAGCTGGGAATCGTAGATGTGACTGAAGACGGTGGGCGGAGAGGAGATCCTCCTTGACGGGCTGCGACTTTTGCCCCTGCCTCTATCTGCCCTCTCCATCCCGGAGCAGGGCACAAACTCCCATCCCTGAGAGGGGACGTAGCCCCCACGAGCACCGCCCCCGCTGTGCAGCCCCGAGCCGTTCATAAACGCACTCCACATTTCTCCAAggcattaaaataaaacattaaaaaaaaaacttaattagaTACATAATCAGAAGTTGTAACCAAGCTATTTTGTAAGTATCCATTTCTGCTCTGCAAGCGTACATCGAAATACTTTTTAGGCAACAGTTCACTCAGCCATCTCCTAATTGAAAGTGTTGTTCAGTTGGTGACCGGTCACATACTGAAAGCGCCAATTATCCAAACCCGGCCAAATCCCCCGTCGGCCGCACAGCAGCGCCCAGGACAGCAGCCCCGGCTGTACACATACAGGCGACGGGACGGGACGCTTTGGTCCCTTCCATATCCTCACAGGGACCAGGTCAAACCGCCATTCGTGTGCCAGAATCTCCACGGTGCTTTTTTATCTCAAATACGTCGTCACTGCTGCACCCTGCGCGGTTTTCCTTTTACATGTTTATGTCAAAATCTCAGGACTCGCGACGTTGCAGCTGGGCGACAATCCAGGGCTGGCAAAGACAGACACCCATAGGCTATAACACTCCGACGCAAATGGGAGAAGTTCCCAAAAATATCACGGAGCGCACTGATGTAAGAGCCCTGGAGTATTTTTACCCGCTGTAACCATGAGTGTTTTTCTAGAGCCAGATAGCTGGAAGAAGCAGCAGGAGCGACCGTTAATCTAATCAACACCGGATTGCTCTAATTACGTCGCAGGATAGCGCCGTCTGCGCTGTATCTATGGCAACAAATCAATTTACGCCGTGGTAAACTCGTTAATAGTAAAAACAGCAGTAGCTGTCACTCATTTCAAAGCCAATAACCCAGTTAGGTTACGACCTGAGGCAGTATTTGTTACACTAAATGAGAGGTTTCAGAATGCCCGTAAAAAGCTATTTTACCTAACGTTACCTCTCAACCCATAGCAGCCTAGCTTTACTCCCACTCTTCTGCCATTTCTCATCAGCTGTCTTAGCATGAAAAGGGGATGAGTATCACGAGGAAAGACAGAGGGTAGGGTGGGATTTTTCATCTTGATAGAGATAACAGTAGCTGGACCTGTCTGTGAAAAAAGTAATTCGTTGCTCTTGTTACTTGCGACatttagcttgctagctaagTAACGTTAGTTAGTAGAAGCCTAAGTAGTAATAATAACGTGcgagttagctagctagctttctaCACAAAACTTCTGATGTTGACTGTTTTTGTTCCGCTCGAGCGCCAAAGCAAACTTGAAACGACTCCCATCTCCCACCATATGAAGCACGTGCCATTCAAATGAAGCGACCCTTACCTTTTCCTCTAATATTGAAAGTTGCAATAAATATCCTTgaaaaacaggtaaaagagcTTAAATGTCAGCCAACGAAGTACTTGAAATGAAGTCTGGGCTGGAATGCAGTGGCAAAAACAACTGGAGAGCAACAGCCTACAGCTGAAATGATGCTTTCATTAACGGGAATAAaatcctcctttctctctctttttctctatgtctccccctctctctccctctctctctctctccacagctGGCCCTAATATGTGACGTGAAACCTCCCACCGGTGGGATGAAAGAGGTGGACCGGTTCCACCCCCATCCTGGTGGTCAGGTCCATTGGTTAAACAGATCAGCACATTTCTGCCTTGATTATTCAGAACCATCCAAGGGTATTTTAAGAGTCCCATAAAGTCAAATCACAATAGGCCTATGGGTGATATGCCAACACTCCTATCATATTCCCCATGGGCATTCGTATGATTTGTAACAGATTATGTTGACATTCCATCATGACTCAGACAGTTGCTGAAGAAGAACTTGAAAGACACCGGCCTATTGTTTGTTTCACTGTCAGAcggtgtgtgagtgtatgaaTGACAATGTTATTATTGTGACTGGTCATGTGCAGTGTCTGTGTATAGTCTGTGTGCATTGCCCTAACAGTCATAACACAGAATTTACAATGTACTGCCCTGATTATTGCTGCGGTCATGTGAAAATGTCATACTTTAGATACGCATTTGCAGCAGTAGCCTAATGATTCAAGTATCTGTGTgggtaaaaacatttttttttttaccttttggcTTTACAGACTCATTAAAATCTCCACtataaacataacattttgaATATTATAAAAGACCCTGCACACAGGTGTTTTTAGTTATTGTGGCCGATTAGATGTCTGCTTAGGCTGAAATTGGACCGAGCTATGCTGGGAAGAATTACACGATGCCCCCAATCTCTAATAAGAGTGAAAAAAGTGTAAACTAACAGGAAAGTGAGACAGAACCTGAGAAGTGTTTAATTAGGCacaagtgaaaacacctgtgtggctAAGGAAATCAGATTGGCAAAAAGCTCATTACTCACCAACAACAGTCAAGTGTTGCTCCAAGGTCTCCAATAAATGTTGAAAGCATCTGAGTGGATGAGTGTCCGGGATCATACATGGAAAATGATAATGTCCTGTACCTTGAGTGACCTTAtgttacatgttcaaaataacaaaaattaatgaataagtaaaaaagaacccattaaaaaaaaagtacataatATGATATTGAGGGTGTGCTTTACAGAACAAAGAACAGGGTGAAAAGAAATACCAATTTAAAAATGGTAGCATAAGAGAGTGaggaaaaaagaacaagaatGAGGATCAGCAAAATAATGGGCTGGAACATCTTGATGAGTGACAGGTACATGAAAAGGTTGGGGGGAGGGGCAGAGGGAATGAGGGGCAGATTCGTAAGAAAAGTGAATATTAGAGAACACAGAAATTACAGTCATTAATATTATTGGTTCATGTGTTTGCATCAGCTTACAGACAGTGGCTCCTCTTCCTGTTTGTCCTCCTGCTTGGGGACATCCAGCCGGTCTATGAAGCTCTGCAGCTCCTTCCTGAAGGCTTTCATCTGGGCGGTCATACGATACAGCAGCTCATGCTCTCGGATCCTGTTGAGCACAGGTAGAGTGTGTTTGGACTCGGAATAGCGCTTGACATGCTTCAGGGTCAGGGGGTGAGTTGAATGGGGAAATACTGTGACTCCTGACCACTTTCATATGTTTCTACCTGCCACCTTCCTCGTCCTCATCCAGCCTTGCAAACAGCTCCCCGTTGGTGACATATACTCGTGCCTCGGCGATGATAGTGCTGGTGTCAGTGATGAGCCTATCGATGGTCCGACCCAGCCTCTCCGCCTCGATGCGGATGTCTATCATGTGCTGCCGGTCCTTCAGGCTTCTGGATAAAAAACGGCTGTCTGCAGGTGAGTAAAGGGAACGTGTCGGGGTGAGGCAGCGGATGTTCCTCACCTCATCTGAGTCACTCTCCCCTCCAATGGGGCCCTCTCGCTTGCGGTGGGGAGGGAGGAGGCGGGGGGAGGATGCTGATGCTGATGGGGTGTCGTCATCCCGTCCTCCGTCGCTCTCCGCGTCGCTGTCCCGAGGGCTGCCGCGGATGCCCAGGTGGGACGCCAGGTCATAGCGCTGCATGTTGGAGAGCAGCACGCGGTTCTCGTACTGGAGCTGCATGACTTTGCCGCTCAGTTCATTGATCTGCAGACGTGCCGCTTTCAGCTCCTCCTGGAGGGCCTCCACTTTAGCGGGGTCAGCTCCTCCTGGGGTTGAAACAAGGCAACAATGAAAAGTGGAACACCTCTGACAATGGGACTTGAATGTGCAGCTCCTGGAGGCTTTATGAAACATATACAGTTGACATTAGATAGAGATGCATCAAGCTGGAAAAGAACAGATATCTCACGCTCTGCGGTGCAGTAGTTTTGTCTCCTGCAACAATGACTGACTGACactaaaaagatgaaaaacaaacaaacctccTCCATGTCTCGATCCAGCTTCATGGGACCCAGCTTTGTACTTCAGTTTATTGAGTTCATTAGTCACCTAACAATGGAAAAGAATGTTATTCCCATGTGTATGAGGCTTAGATAGACAGCACAGCTTTTATAAAAGGCATGTAAAGTTATGGATGATACCAATAATAGCTCAAGGGAGGAGGAGACACTTTATCATACATTATTTATCATTTACCATACATCTCTGAAATTAAAGCAACTTTATTGTTAATATGAGAAAACATACTTCTTACACTATTTACAGTCTGTTGCCATGTTgattgaaacatttaaaatgtcacaataCTCAACAAGGCTTTAAATTTAGGGTGAACTATATGGATAGCAGTCCCGAACAGAGAAACTAAGGGGGAGTATTTCCATTCGATGTATAAAGTTGTTAGGCCTTCTGTATTACAGTCACTCTGGGAGTAGTTTTGTCCCTGAATACAACAGACCTGCTTAGGACATTGGCTCTTTTTGGAGCACAGTCTAATCCATCTACCTTTTTGTTCTCTTCTTCCACATCTGCTAAATTCCTGCGGAGGAGTTCTGCCTCATCCTCCACCAGCTGAAGCTGCTGCCTCAGCTCCGACAGGGCCTCGCCCTGCTCTCTGCACTGTTGACCTCCGACCCCAGAGCTGTCCACTCCTGCTGCCACCAGACTAGGAGAGGAAATGAGCATTGATAACTGTGACTCAATGTTTTTACAGCCCCCTCGTTTCTACTCCAATTTTTTAAACTCTATTTTCACCATTCAGTCTGGATaaactcaacaacaaaaatgattttccttgTCGCAAATTAAGGATTAAGTTCTCCCTTATATGGGAATATGATGCACTTCCTTTCCATTAAAACTATTACTAAATTTCAACAAGTCTTGTGAATCAGAGTGCAAAGTACCTGTCCTCCCTCATGTCATCCAGTTCAGCCTTCAGCCCCCTGTTCTCCACCTCCAGCTCCACAATCTTCCTCCCCAAGATGTttgcctcctcctccaccaggcGTAAGCGGAGTTTGAGCTCTGATTCGCGGGTGGTGGGAGGCCCTCCAGCCTCACCTTTAGGCAGAGGGCTGTCCACGTCCCCGTAGAGGGAGCGGTACTTATGCAGCTCCTGTTCTAGTCGGTCCTTCTCTTTGTCAATCTTCGCCATTTTTTTCCTCATCAAAATGGCTTCCTCCTTGATGAAGGCCAGCTGGCATTTTAAATCATCATTTTCTTCCTGTGGAGAGAGAGGACTGATTCTTCATTTGACCATTACTTTCAGTCCTCTGAattgtaaatatatttccacAAAGTTCACATGGGAAAAGAAATACCCCTAGCAATGTCGTTTTTTCTCACGTAATGTACATTCCTGGGATCAGTTTCAGTGCCTCAGTGATATTCATTTTTCCTTATATTACTTGCGCTCACCACACATTATGACTCTCTAATGCCTAGTTCTGCAtataacattttgttatttgGAAATTGCCTTGCAACAACAACCTCATTATTAAACATCTTCACTGAAGTTTATAACTATGATCTACTGATGTAAATGCTGACTCACCTCGGTGGGGGTCTGTGGAGCCTTTCTCTCTGCTTTCTGCCCATCCttgcttccttttcttttcagcGAGAGCTGCAGGGAAACAGTGGTTACATCATTATCATCAGCTCACTGTTTTCTTACTGAAGGCAATGATATCATCCAGATTTATGGAGCACTGAAGACTTGGAAAAACAGGACTGTTTAAAGCCATCCTGGAgaacatttaaagtaaaaacacccccaaaaataaattgtatgtgttttttacttttgccaTGTTTgtaagttcaattcaatttcaattcaattcaattttatctaTAAAAATGTTAATTCTTAACAAGCGTTatttcaagacactttacagatagagtaggtctagaccacactccagaatttacaaNNNNNNNNNNNNNNNACAGTTCTAGtggtctcctccagagcaagcaacagtgcgacagtggcgaggaaaaactcccttttgggcagaaacctgggacagacccaggctcttggtagccggtgtctgacgaccggttggggttaaaatgtaAGTATGAATGACTATCTCACAAATCTTACATTACAACAAATATTAGGACATAAATCTGGGCAATGGGAATGCACCTTTACCACATCAAAAACACTCAATTGCTCTGGCATTTTATAATATCTTCAACCTGACCTTTAATATGATTCAGGCCAAATTTGCATTGCGCTtgaataagcacacaaacacagtaggtgggaaaaaaaaccaaTATGCAACACATTGGTATCAGCCCTTCACCTCTTTGGCTTTCTCCAGTTCATTGTGCAGGGCCTGCTTGGTGACCTCCACCTTTATCAGCTGCTGCCTCAGCTTCTcattctcttcctctgtcttcgTCCTCTTCTCCTCCACACTCTCCAGCTCGTGGTGCAAGCGCACAGACACATCCTTCGCCACCtgggagagggacagagacagaagacacCCAGCTGAAAACACGGTATACTTTAGtgtattagaaaaaaaattcaagtatACAAAAGGTATTGCTACTACTAagtatacttttactttttgtgcTTAACTTCTATAGTATATTTCACATATGTATATAGGTCTAAGACTGTACTTCAAGTACGAATTGATATACTcataataaatatacaaattCCACAAAACATAAAGTGGTATTTTAGTGTACTTATTAAAAGTGTTATTCTAAGTGTGTTGtcaattgtacttaagtatacTATTAAAACGTATAGTAAATTGCAAATACAACGTTAACATCATTCAACGattgttaatattattataataattccCCTGGGCAGAGGGAAAGTGAGAAGGATATAATATAATGATGCTCAGCCCGCCACAGACTCACCTTGAGGTCTTGCTCCAGACTTCTGAGCAGCTCTCCATCCACCTGGCCGCTCTCTGCGAACCGGAGCCTCTTCCTTTCGGCCTTCTTCAGTCGGTACTGGAGGATCCTACAGTTCTTGTTGGCTCTCTCCAGCTCTCTGCGCATGTCCTGCAGCTGGCAGGCGTCTTCCTCATAAAAGGTGTCCCGCATCTCATCCATTTCTGCCCGCATCTCTTCGATTTCAATctgacaacacacaaaaatgcgtCTCAAAGTAATTCAATCCAAAATGGCCTACACAGGAAAATAGTTCAGGGCCTTTTCGGAGCATGTGTTTTGGAATAAAGCCTGCTGCTTCGTGCAGTGGTCATTATTCAGCCTGTAACCAAATTCAACAGGTGCAACCATTGCGCACGCTAAAAATTGCAACGTctatacacaaatacaaattgtAAAGCTTGGAATGTGTTAACCATTTACCTTAAGATCCTCGTTTTCCTCCTCCAACCTCTCCATATCTTGTTGTAGTCTCGTGTCCGGCTGTGGAGCTGCTCGTGGACTGTCACGCTCGGGGGACAGCTCCGGCTCTGAGTTCGGCGGGGATGCGGATTTCGTCTGCATCTTTGTCCCTTTCTTCCCTAAGCTCTTATTTAAGTGAAACTGTATCAGCTCGGACTGCAAGCATCCCTCCTTCCAGAAACCGGGTCCGCATCCTATTGTGCCTTTGGAGCTCTTCTTGTTGCCGCTCTGCGCCGCTGCCGCCTCCCCACCTCTCGGATTTTTGCTCCTCAGTTTGGGGGATTTGGACGCGCAGGGCTGGTCGGAGACGACGCGGTTCGGATCTGCTCTAGAGGATGAGGGGGTATCAACGACAAGGCGGGGGGGGTCCTCTGCTGCCTGGATGCCACCGGGCCTGCTCAGCGTCGGGCTTTCAGCACCAGCGGCCTGGACAGCAGCCGCGCCTCTGACGGCCGGAGCGCCTCCGGCCTGCCGCTCCTTGCCTGTGGAAACGGGAGAATGACCCCGGCTGTTTCTCCCTCCTACTCCCCCTCCTCCTTGCTTTGACGTGAGGGGTTTTGACGAGCTGCTGCCCTTCTGTGTGGCTTTAGATCCACTGTCTTTGAGCCCGGCCGGAGACGACGACCGCTGCTGCTTCCGGCTGCTATTGTCTGGCTGCCGCGGTGAGTCGGCAGAGGATGGGTTCATCATGGTGTCAGAGGCTCAGCTCATCCTCGACAGCATCCATCCCCTCCACCGGTAGCCCTGCAGTTGGAAAATAATAGCCTTTCCAGGCCTAAAGGCTACAAAGCAGATAGATATGATTAAGGCTAAATGACACTCAACAGTAAAAGGTGATTCTCTACAGGTCGACCAAATAGTCTAAGTTTGATACCAGATTGAAAAACAATATGAGGTGGTTATTGAAAAAACAGGCACTCTAAAACGCACCGTGACTGTTTTAGATGGGTTTCTAGTCTACATAAGGGAGGCTAATTAGGCTAGCTCCCAGAGACAGGAACGTGACCACCAGTGATTATGCACTCGGCCATTCAGCCCTTGTGTGATGAGAGGAGTGTGAGATCAGCTGCAGCTCGGCCAATTAGACCATCTATGAATGAATTAGACAGCCATTTGCGTCACGTGCCCTGCCGAATGGGCAAATGGGCGagcaaaaaagagagagagagagcaaagatttaaaaaaaatgtcattggcTGTTAAAGGTGGAGCAGCAGCCAGCCAATTCATCCGCGCCGCCTGTTCACTTGACATGGATCACAAGGGTTTGAGTGGCCTCGGATCTGATCCTCGATCGACCCAAAAGACACAAAGCACGGTCCAGATCCTAGTTCTCAGATCACATTCAGGCTTACAGGAGTTCTGCCGTTTCCCGTCAGCCATCATCTCACTCCTCATTCAGGAGACATGCCCGATGACTCATTACTCAAGTGGATGGAAGATGAGCAATAAAAGTATCAGAAGTAACGGGCACAACGCTGCTTTGACCTGTTCCACAGTTCATGCATTTGTTCTTTTGTCTCTTTGGTAGCCTATTagaagcacacaaaaaaacgaCTGCCAGTCACACAATCTCTCACTCAGTGCTGATTAAGTTAAGAATATCAGTTTAGTCTAAACATGGAAGAAAGCCTAACTCCGGTCCGTGTTTTCATCATATAACCAACTGGGAGCAGCAACAGTCAATCAAACCACCTTGGAGGCCTGACAGTACACAGAACACAGGGTGGACCACAGTCAGGCGTTTGCCCTTCCTACAGTTTACTGTTACCTCatgtatctaaaaaaaaaaaacgcatgtGTGCTCAAAGGAGATGGATTATCACGTGAAAATCGTGAAGCTCCAAATGAATTTCTTACCTTTTCTGGGTGTCTTGTCGGATGCTGAAGGGTAGTGGTGATGGGGAAGCAGAAGGGATGCTGACTCGAGCGCCTCCCGATCTCCAAACAACCTGTTTCAATATTCATGACATTACATCATCGCTGGGAGGGCAGGCTGCTCtcattggaagaaaaaaatctctctctctctctctctctctctctctctctctctctctctctctcNNNNNNNNNNNNNNNNNNNNNtctctctctctctctctctctctctgtctctctctctctctgtctctctctctctgtcactgtcTGGCTGTCTTAACAGGGACTGGATGCAGTCGCTTGTAACTGTGCATTCACCTTGCATTCAGTCATTTTGATATGACCTCAAGTACATGGATTTAAACCACTTTTGACCACTAGAGAGAACGTGACTCTTCCAAAGTTTTAGAAAAGGTTTTCCTTTCCAAGGGTACAGGATTGCACA
The Etheostoma spectabile isolate EspeVRDwgs_2016 chromosome 6, UIUC_Espe_1.0, whole genome shotgun sequence genome window above contains:
- the LOC116690736 gene encoding protein SOGA3 isoform X4, coding for MMNPSSADSPRQPDNSSRKQQRSSSPAGLKDSGSKATQKGSSSSKPLTSKQGGGGVGGRNSRGHSPVSTGKERQAGGAPAVRGAAAVQAAGAESPTLSRPGGIQAAEDPPRLVVDTPSSSRADPNRVVSDQPCASKSPKLRSKNPRGGEAAAAQSGNKKSSKGTIGCGPGFWKEGCLQSELIQFHLNKSLGKKGTKMQTKSASPPNSEPELSPERDSPRAAPQPDTRLQQDMERLEEENEDLKIEIEEMRAEMDEMRDTFYEEDACQLQDMRRELERANKNCRILQYRLKKAERKRLRFAESGQVDGELLRSLEQDLKVAKDVSVRLHHELESVEEKRTKTEEENEKLRQQLIKVEVTKQALHNELEKAKELSLKRKGSKDGQKAERKAPQTPTEEENDDLKCQLAFIKEEAILMRKKMAKIDKEKDRLEQELHKYRSLYGDVDSPLPKGEAGGPPTTRESELKLRLRLVEEEANILGRKIVELEVENRGLKAELDDMREDSLVAAGVDSSGVGGQQCREQGEALSELRQQLQLVEDEAELLRRNLADVEEENKKVTNELNKLKYKAGSHEAGSRHGGGGADPAKVEALQEELKAARLQINELSGKVMQLQYENRVLLSNMQRYDLASHLGIRGSPRDSDAESDGGRDDDTPSASASSPRLLPPHRKREGPIGGESDSDEVRNIRCLTPTRSLYSPADSRFLSRSLKDRQHMIDIRIEAERLGRTIDRLITDTSTIIAEARVYVTNGELFARLDEDEEGGRIREHELLYRMTAQMKAFRKELQSFIDRLDVPKQEDKQEEEPLSVTQGTGHYHFPCMIPDTHPLRCFQHLLETLEQHLTVVGGGEQKDPAGPEDGFGGSAGRGEERGGEEGRAPAAVHQRQMCLGAGKGRAQMQDCTVGG